A single region of the Gossypium arboreum isolate Shixiya-1 chromosome 12, ASM2569848v2, whole genome shotgun sequence genome encodes:
- the LOC108476710 gene encoding gamma carbonic anhydrase-like 1, mitochondrial, protein MATSIAARFSRKAAASAFSGCRYVIASRSFSTEAAKTISPSSDQVKWDYRGQRKIIPLGQWVPKVAVDAYVAPNVVLAGQVTVNDGASVWNGCVLRGDLNKITVGFCSNVQERCVIHAAWSSPTGLPAETSIERFVTVGAYSLLRSCTIEPECIIGQHSILMEGSLVETHSILEAGSVVPPGRRIPTGELWAGNPARFVRALTHEETLEIPKLAVAINDLSKEHFSEFLPYSTVYLEVEKLKKSLGITI, encoded by the exons ATGGCGACATCTATTGCAGCTCGCTTCTCTAGAAAGGCCGCGGCCTCGGCGTTCTCCGGCTGCCGCTACGTCATCGCTTCCCGTAGTTTCTCCACGGAGGCTGCCAAAACGATCTCGCCATCGTCGGATCAAGTGAAGTGGGACTACAGGGGTCAAAGAAAAATAATCCCTCTCGGTCAGTGGGTCCCTAAGGTAGCTGTCGACGCTTACGTTGCCCCCAACGTTGTCTTGGCCGGTCAAGTAACAGTCAACGACGGAGCCTCGGTGTGGAATGGTTGCGTCCTACGTGGCGACCTCAACAAGATCACCGTTGGGTTCTGCTCTAATGTCCAGGAACGCTGCGTCATTCACGCCGCTTGGTCCTCTCCGACCG GACTTCCAGCTGAGACATCAATTGAGAGGTTTGTGACAGTTGGTGCTTATAGTCTCTTGAGATCATGCACGATTGAACCAGAGTGCATTATTGGACAACATTCGATTCTTATGGAAGGTTCCTTGGTGGAGACTCACTCTATCCTTGAAGCTGGTTCTGTAGTTCCTCCAGGTAGGAGAATCCCAACTGGTGAGCTTTGGGCAGGAAATCCAGCTAGGTTTGTTCGGGCTTTGACCCATGAAGAAACCCTAGAAATCCCTAAACTTGCAGTGGCTATTAATGATCTAAGCAAAGAACATTTCTCCGAGTTCCTTCCGTACTCAACAGTATATTTAGAagttgagaagttaaagaagtcCCTAGGAATAACCATTTGA
- the LOC108479462 gene encoding SUMO-activating enzyme subunit 1B-1-like — protein MNGEELTEQETALYDRQIRVWGADAQRRLSKSHILVYGMKGTVAEFCKNIVLAGVGSVTLVDDREVTEEALSANFLILPDENLYHGKTLAEVCCNSLKEFNPMVHVSVEKGDISTFGVEFFGKFDAVVVSCCSLAKKKLINQKCQKLPKRVAFYTVDCRGCCGEIFVDLKDYKYSKKKLEETVECQLEFPSFEDTISVPWKALPKRVSKLYFAMRVIEQFEDAEGRNPGETSIADLPGVLKLRKELCETNSVNESQIPDALLERLLIGTSEYPPVCAIIGGILGQEVIKAISGKGDPLKNFFFFDAMDGKGLIEDISEPKPVS, from the exons ATGAACGGGGAGGAGTTGACAGAGCAGGAGACTGCTCTCTATGATAGGCAAATTAGGGTTTGGGGTGCTGATGCTCAAAGAAG ATTGAGCAAATCTCATATACTAGTTTATGGAATGAAAGGGACTGTTGCCGAG TTTTGCAAGAACATTGTACTGGCAGGAGTTGGTAGTGTGACATTAGTGGATGACCGTGAAGTCACCGAGGAAGCTTTGTCTGCAAATTTCTTGATACTTCCTGATGAAAATCTGTACCATGGGAAAACTCTCGCTGAGGTCTGTTGTAATTCTTTGAAAGAATTCAACCCTATGGTTCATGTTTCTGTAGAAAAAG GTGACATATCAACCTTTGGTGTTGAATTCTTTGGAAAGTTCGATGCCGTGGTTGTCAGCTGCTGCTCTCTTGCGAAAAAA AAATTGATCAATCAGAAGTGCCAGAAGTTACCAAAGCGTGTAGCTTTTTATACGGTTGACTGTAGAGGCTGTTGTGGTGAAATTTTTGTCGATTTAAAGGACTATAAATATTCAAAG AAAAAACTTGAGGAAACTGTTGAATGCCAACTAGAATTCCCAAGCTTTGAG GATACTATTTCAGTACCTTGGAAAGCACTTCCGAAGAGAGTGTCAAAGCTTTACTTTGCTATGAGAG TGATAGAGCAATTTGAAGATGCTGAAGGTCGTAATCCCGGGGAAACCTCAATTGCTGATCTTCCTGGTGTTCTGAAGCTTAGAAAGGAACTTTGTGAAACAAAT TCAGTGAACGAGTCTCAAATACCCGATGCACTCCTAGAAAGACTGCTAATAGGTACAAGTGAGTACCCTCCAGTTTGTGCCATCATTGGAGGAATACTCGGACAG GAGGTGATCAAAGCAATATCAGGCAAAGGAGATCCTCTCAAGaatttcttcttcttcgatgCCATGGATGGGAAAGGCTTGATAGAGGACATATCTGAGCCTAAACCAGTTAGCTGA